The Prosthecobacter debontii genomic sequence TTCCGCGCCGAGGCCCGCATTGAGATCGAGTTGAATGAGGCGCTGCTTCATCACAGCTTCCTGCAACGATTGCCGCGCCAACGTTTCCACACGAGAAGCCATGCGCTTGAGCTGCGTCTCCGCCTGCATACCGGCCATACTGATGACGGCGATCCCTAAGATCAAAACCCCAATGGCCATGGCCACGCAGACCTCGATCAAAGTGAATCCAGCGGCCCTTTTCTGTAAGGCTAAAAGCCGAGAGTGAGATGTCCTCACCCGCGGCTGGCTTTCATTCGTGCTGGTTAAACGAGAGGTCATTCAGCTGACGCCTTGACAAGCGTTTCACAGATCCCAATTGCCGATATCATCCGAGCTATCTGGCTGTCCATCCGGGCCTGCAGAATAGACATCGAATCCCCCCTTATCCTTCGATCCTGGGCGGCGGTAGTGGTAGGGATTCCCCCAAGGATCTAACAACAGTTTCTTCAGCTTGGGCGTGTAGTTGGTGGGGGCGGGTCGAGAAGAGGGCTTCTGCACAAGTGCCATCAATCCCTGCTCAGAGCTGGGAAGAAACATATTGTCCGTTTCATAACTGCGGAGAGCCGCCGTCAGCGTATTGAGGTCAGCCTTCACACGAGTCTTTTTCCCCGAGTCGAGCACCCCTACCAATGACACAATACCAGCGCCAACCAATAGTGCGACAATACCCAGCACGAGAACCATCTCCACCAACGTGAAGCCTGCGGAGCGAGTTTGCCTACATTGCTTGATTTTCAGGGTTTCTATCTTCATATCCATCGGGGTTAATTT encodes the following:
- a CDS encoding pilus assembly FimT family protein; translation: MTSRLTSTNESQPRVRTSHSRLLALQKRAAGFTLIEVCVAMAIGVLILGIAVISMAGMQAETQLKRMASRVETLARQSLQEAVMKQRLIQLDLNAGLGAEGRLQVKRVGDSRFRNPQRGEIWEFSPTGICEPVEVRVTNEAGVIELAFDPLTGCAVRKSIIVKS
- the gspG gene encoding type II secretion system major pseudopilin GspG, with the translated sequence MKIETLKIKQCRQTRSAGFTLVEMVLVLGIVALLVGAGIVSLVGVLDSGKKTRVKADLNTLTAALRSYETDNMFLPSSEQGLMALVQKPSSRPAPTNYTPKLKKLLLDPWGNPYHYRRPGSKDKGGFDVYSAGPDGQPDSSDDIGNWDL